CTGGGCCACGGCGCTGGCCCTGCAGTGGTCACTGTGCCCCGGcaatgtccccccagtgtcccagtggtCAGTCCCTGCGGCGTGGCGATGGCTCCGTTGGTCACTCCGGTCACTGTCCCACAGCAATGTCCCCGTGGTGGCCACCACGATGGTCACTGCTCCGTGGCGCTGTCCTGGGCTGGTCACTGTGGTGGCCACCACGATGGTCACTGCTCCGTGGCACTGTCCTGGGCTGGTCACTGTGGTGGCCACCACGGTGGTCACTGCTCCGTGGTGCTGTCCTGGGCTGGTCACTGTGGTGGCCACCACGATGGTCACTGCTCCGTGGCACTGTCCTGGGCTGGTCACTGTGGTGGCCACCACGGTGGTCACTGCTCCGTGGTGCTGTCCTGGGCTGGTCACTGTGGTGGTCACTGTGCCACGGGGCTGTTCCAAGGTGGTCACCATGCTGGTCACTGTGGTGGTCACTGTGCCACGGGGCTGTTCCAGGGTGGTCACTGTGGTGGTCAGTGTGCCACGGGGCTGTTCCAAGGTGGTCACCGTGCTGGCCACTGCAGTGACCAGTCCTCCCTGGCACCATGCCCGTGCTGGTCACTGCTCCATGGCGGTGTCCTGGCGCAGCCTGGCCCTGACCACGCCGTCCAGCACGgcctgcagcccctggcaggtggccTGGGCCGCGTCCAGCACCGGCCGCAGCCGCTCCTGGTGCAGGCGGGCGCTGAGCTGGCACAGGGCCagctgcccgctgcccgccACCGTGGCCACCACCAGCCGCGGGCCCCCGGCCGCCTCCTCGGCCGCGCTCAGGTCGCTCAGGGCCACCGGGGGTCCGGCCGGGGACTCGGCCAGCCCGGCCGAGCCGGCCACCACGGCCCCGCGCAGGGCCACGCCCGCGTCCAGCAGGGCCAGCCCGGCCGCGCTCACGCTGGCCCCCAGCTCGCCCCCGTCCGCCTGCAGCAcctggggggggacacggggtcacccaaaatccccaaaaacacccaaaaacccctccggggccccaaaatcccccaa
This genomic interval from Aphelocoma coerulescens isolate FSJ_1873_10779 chromosome 2, UR_Acoe_1.0, whole genome shotgun sequence contains the following:
- the LOC138105324 gene encoding exosome complex component RRP41-like, with translation IDVHVQIDVHVQGAVLSQLYPRSQIDVHVQVLQADGGELGASVSAAGLALLDAGVALRGAVVAGSAGLAESPAGPPVALSDLSAAEEAAGGPRLVVATVAGSGQLALCQLSARLHQERLRPVLDAAQATCQGLQAVLDGVVRARLRQDTAMEQ